The sequence GCGTGCGGTCAGCGGGCTGTCGGGCAGATGGCCGAAGCGCACCGCGACGTCGGCCTGTCCGCCAAGAATGTCGACCACTTCGTCGCCGAGGGTGAGGTCGACGACGATGTTCGGGTAACGGGCGCTGAAAGCTGCGACCAAGGGAACGATGGCCAGACGGCCGTGGCCAAGGGCGGCACTGACGCGCAATCGCCCTCTGGGCACGCCTTGGTCGGCAATGGCTTCTTCGACCTCGTCCATGTCGGCGAGGATACGCCGGGCGCCGCGCAGGAACGCTTCGCCCTCGGCGGTGAAGGTGATCGCCCGGGTGCTGCGCAGCAGCAAGCGAGTGCCAAGCCGTTGCTCGGTGCGCGCAATGATCCGGCTGACTGCCGAGGGTGTCAGGCCCAGCGCACGCGCGGCCGCCGAGAGGCTGCCTTCCTGCGCGACGGTGGTGAACACGCTCATTTCACCTGACCTGCCGTTGAAATCCACTTGTGCCTCCTACGCAAAGGTGATTGCCAAAAATGCTATCTACCGCCTGAAAAGACGGGATCGTAGCATTG comes from Pseudomonas sp. RU47 and encodes:
- a CDS encoding LysR family transcriptional regulator: MDFNGRSGEMSVFTTVAQEGSLSAAARALGLTPSAVSRIIARTEQRLGTRLLLRSTRAITFTAEGEAFLRGARRILADMDEVEEAIADQGVPRGRLRVSAALGHGRLAIVPLVAAFSARYPNIVVDLTLGDEVVDILGGQADVAVRFGHLPDSPLTARRIGTTGQVVVASPEYLQRHGIPQEPEDLLQHNCLRFNFRRAEPNWPFIRDGKAFSLKVSGNIECSSGEALAQLARMGAGIARIGEFSVSEDLQRGDLIALLQDWNPGDQEPIHAVFVGGPAMPARVRLFVDFLLEHHRMSAQV